A single region of the Idiomarinaceae bacterium HL-53 genome encodes:
- a CDS encoding Na+-transporting NADH:ubiquinone oxidoreductase subunit E, whose translation MEHYISMFVRAIFIENLALSFFLGMCTFLAVSKKVTTAIGLGVAVIVVLGLSVPASNLVNTFVLAPGALAWAGFPDADLSFLRFLTFIGIIAALVQILEMALDKFLPSLYNALGIFLPLITVNCAIFGGVLFMVERDYNFTESVVYGVGSGVGWALAITLLAAVREKLKYADIPDGLRGLGITFISTGLIGLGFMSFSGVSL comes from the coding sequence ATGGAACATTATATTAGTATGTTTGTGCGAGCGATTTTCATTGAAAACCTCGCGTTGTCGTTCTTCCTTGGTATGTGTACGTTCTTAGCGGTGTCTAAGAAAGTAACAACGGCTATTGGTTTGGGTGTTGCGGTTATCGTGGTTCTTGGACTATCGGTACCCGCAAGTAACCTTGTGAATACATTTGTGCTTGCACCTGGGGCGCTCGCTTGGGCAGGTTTCCCTGATGCAGACTTAAGCTTCTTACGTTTCTTAACCTTTATCGGCATTATTGCGGCGCTGGTTCAGATACTGGAAATGGCACTCGATAAATTTTTGCCATCACTTTATAACGCGTTAGGAATCTTCCTGCCGTTGATTACGGTGAACTGTGCAATTTTTGGTGGCGTGCTGTTCATGGTCGAGCGCGACTATAACTTTACTGAGTCGGTCGTGTATGGCGTTGGTAGCGGTGTTGGCTGGGCCTTAGCCATTACCTTGCTCGCTGCAGTACGTGAGAAGTTAAAATACGCTGATATTCCAGACGGCTTGCGCGGTCTTGGTATTACGTTTATCAGCACGGGTCTGATTGGTTTGGGCTTTATGTCGTTTTCCGGCGTATCCCTGTAA
- a CDS encoding Na+-transporting NADH:ubiquinone oxidoreductase subunit D: protein MASAKEIKQTLFGPIFANNPIALQILGVCSALAVTSTLDKTLVMCLALTFVTAFSNLFISIIRNHIPSSVRIIVQMTIIASLVIVVDQILRAYAYDIAQELSVFVGLIITNCIVMGRAEAFAMKEPPMMSFMDGIGNGLGYSVVLLTVGFIRELFGSGSLFGYQILALASEGGWFTPVGLLVMPPSAFFIIGGFIWVLRTFRPEQVEAKES, encoded by the coding sequence ATGGCTAGCGCAAAAGAAATAAAGCAAACGCTGTTTGGGCCTATTTTTGCGAATAACCCAATCGCGTTGCAAATTCTTGGGGTTTGTTCTGCACTTGCAGTGACCTCAACTTTAGATAAAACATTGGTGATGTGTTTAGCACTTACGTTTGTAACTGCTTTCTCAAACCTGTTTATCTCGATTATTCGTAACCATATTCCTTCGAGTGTTCGGATTATCGTGCAAATGACGATTATCGCGAGCTTAGTAATTGTGGTAGACCAAATCTTACGTGCTTACGCATACGACATCGCGCAAGAGCTCTCTGTATTCGTTGGTTTGATTATTACCAACTGTATCGTGATGGGCCGTGCCGAAGCGTTTGCTATGAAAGAGCCGCCGATGATGTCTTTTATGGACGGTATTGGTAATGGGTTGGGCTATTCAGTTGTGCTACTCACCGTAGGCTTTATTCGTGAGTTGTTTGGTTCTGGCAGCTTGTTCGGTTACCAGATTCTTGCATTAGCGAGTGAAGGCGGCTGGTTTACGCCTGTAGGTTTGCTAGTCATGCCACCGAGTGCATTCTTTATTATTGGTGGGTTTATTTGGGTACTTCGTACCTTCCGCCCTGAACAAGTTGAAGCGAAGGAGTCGTAA
- a CDS encoding Na+-transporting NADH:ubiquinone oxidoreductase subunit C, with protein sequence MSKSNDTLSKTFTVVVALCLVCSIIVSGAAVGLKSKQEANAAVAKQTNILSTAGVDAGSRSVSEVFAERVKVGTFNQDTGEVTPYDSLVALDAHLAEVEVVPQSSEASQAGVRDLRKEIPIFAVADEQGNVQTYVMDIRGAGLWGTMYAFLAIESDGKTVRDIYFYRHQETPGLGGEIQNPRWTANFKGLTAVNDSGEVTITVAKGAGSQSNGVDALSGATITSNGVDNTLEFWLGDSGYGPLLAKLREQGAIL encoded by the coding sequence ATGTCTAAAAGCAATGACACTTTAAGCAAAACCTTCACGGTGGTGGTGGCACTCTGTTTAGTGTGTTCAATCATTGTTTCAGGTGCTGCGGTTGGTTTGAAAAGCAAGCAAGAAGCAAATGCAGCAGTTGCCAAGCAAACTAACATTTTAAGCACCGCCGGTGTTGACGCAGGCTCACGCTCAGTGAGTGAAGTATTCGCCGAACGTGTGAAAGTAGGAACTTTTAATCAAGACACCGGTGAGGTCACGCCGTACGATTCGTTGGTAGCACTTGACGCGCATTTGGCTGAAGTTGAGGTTGTACCCCAATCGTCGGAAGCGTCTCAAGCGGGTGTTCGTGATTTGCGGAAAGAGATTCCGATCTTCGCAGTTGCAGACGAGCAAGGCAATGTACAGACCTATGTGATGGATATTCGTGGTGCTGGCTTGTGGGGTACGATGTATGCCTTCCTCGCGATTGAATCAGACGGTAAAACTGTGCGAGATATCTATTTCTACAGACACCAGGAAACACCGGGCCTCGGTGGTGAAATTCAAAACCCTCGTTGGACTGCGAATTTCAAAGGCTTAACTGCTGTAAACGACAGCGGTGAAGTAACCATTACAGTTGCGAAAGGTGCAGGCTCTCAGTCGAATGGTGTAGACGCACTCTCAGGTGCTACAATTACGAGTAACGGCGTAGATAACACACTAGAGTTCTGGTTAGGTGACTCGGGCTATGGTCCGTTGTTGGCAAAACTCCGTGAACAAGGAGCGATTCTCTAA
- a CDS encoding Na+-transporting NADH:ubiquinone oxidoreductase subunit B has translation MSLKNYIEQIEPNFEKGGKYEKWYALYEAVATILYTPGKTNKGTTHVRDNVDLKRIMILVWMMTFPAMFYGMYNVGYQASLALAEGYQLADVWQVGLFQMLGGSFENAGWGTMLWYGACFYLPIYAVTFAVGGFWEVLFASIRKHEVNEGFFVTSVLFSLILPATIPLWQVALGITFGIVVGKEIFGGTGRNFLNPALTGRAFLYFSFPAAISGDKVWTAADGYTGATALTEAFNGNANYATDLASFDLGTIGVDDHVWTWMDAFIGRIPGSVGEVSTLAILIGGLALIYFRIASWRIVGGVFIGMVAFSGLLNLIGSDTNAMFAMPWYWHLVIGGFAFGMFFMATDPVSASFTNNGKWAYGILIGFMTVMIRVINPAFPEGIMLAILFANVFAPLFDHFVVQANIKRRVARHV, from the coding sequence ATGAGCTTGAAAAACTATATTGAGCAGATTGAGCCGAACTTTGAAAAGGGCGGGAAGTACGAAAAGTGGTATGCGCTTTACGAAGCGGTCGCTACGATTCTCTACACGCCAGGCAAAACCAATAAAGGCACCACGCACGTTCGTGACAACGTTGACTTGAAACGTATCATGATTTTGGTGTGGATGATGACCTTCCCTGCCATGTTCTATGGTATGTACAACGTGGGTTATCAAGCGTCTTTAGCGCTTGCCGAAGGCTATCAACTTGCCGATGTATGGCAGGTGGGTTTATTCCAAATGTTGGGTGGCAGCTTTGAAAATGCAGGCTGGGGTACCATGTTGTGGTACGGCGCTTGCTTCTACTTACCTATTTATGCAGTGACCTTCGCAGTCGGTGGCTTCTGGGAAGTATTATTCGCCTCGATTCGTAAGCACGAAGTGAACGAAGGATTCTTCGTAACCTCGGTGCTGTTCTCGTTGATTCTTCCGGCCACCATTCCTTTATGGCAGGTGGCGCTCGGTATCACTTTCGGTATCGTGGTAGGTAAAGAGATCTTCGGTGGCACGGGTCGTAACTTCTTGAACCCGGCGCTTACAGGTCGTGCATTCTTGTACTTCTCATTCCCGGCCGCGATTTCGGGTGACAAAGTATGGACAGCAGCTGATGGCTACACTGGCGCGACTGCATTGACGGAAGCGTTCAATGGAAACGCGAATTATGCTACAGACCTTGCGAGCTTCGATCTGGGAACGATTGGTGTTGATGACCATGTTTGGACTTGGATGGACGCCTTCATTGGTCGTATTCCAGGCTCAGTAGGAGAAGTCTCTACGCTTGCAATCTTGATCGGTGGTTTAGCGCTTATCTATTTCCGCATCGCTTCATGGCGTATTGTGGGTGGTGTGTTCATTGGTATGGTTGCATTCTCTGGCCTACTGAACCTCATCGGCAGTGACACGAATGCTATGTTCGCTATGCCGTGGTATTGGCACTTAGTGATTGGTGGTTTCGCGTTCGGTATGTTCTTTATGGCAACCGACCCGGTTTCAGCGTCGTTTACCAACAATGGTAAATGGGCTTACGGTATTTTGATCGGCTTCATGACCGTGATGATTCGCGTGATTAACCCAGCGTTCCCAGAGGGGATTATGCTTGCGATTCTGTTCGCGAACGTATTCGCACCATTGTTTGACCACTTTGTAGTACAGGCCAACATTAAGCGGAGGGTTGCACGCCATGTCTAA
- a CDS encoding Na+-transporting NADH:ubiquinone oxidoreductase subunit A: MITIKKGLDVPIAGAPQQIIEDGPAIKTVAVLGEEYVGMRPTMHVQVDDQVKKGQVLFEDKKNPGVKFTAPAAGKVIQVNRGKRRVLQSVVIEISGDEQVTFDKYDAGKLLQLSRENVQKNLVESGLWTALRTRPYSRSPKLDSTPKAIFVNAMDTNPLAGDPVLAIKENEEAFQNGLKVLSRLTEGKLYVCSTPEADLSFDSAPVTHETFKGVHPAGNVGTHIHFLEGVNMSYHVWHLNAQDVIAIGHLFTTGELYTKRVVAVGGPCAKNPRLLRTVLGASLNDLLAEETSGENVRVVSGSVLNGHKANGPHAYLGRFHTQVSLLEEGDEKLLFGWIWPGKEMHSITRAYTGHLRPNKLFNMNASTNGSDRAMVPIGNYERVMPLDIVPTLLLRDLCSNDIESAQALGALELDEEDLALCTYVCPGKYDFGPLLRNVLTTIEKEG, translated from the coding sequence ATGATTACGATAAAGAAAGGATTGGATGTGCCTATTGCGGGCGCACCACAGCAAATTATCGAGGATGGCCCCGCCATCAAGACCGTTGCCGTATTGGGTGAAGAGTATGTGGGTATGCGCCCGACTATGCATGTGCAGGTCGATGACCAAGTAAAAAAAGGTCAGGTTCTTTTTGAAGATAAAAAGAATCCAGGTGTGAAGTTCACTGCTCCTGCCGCCGGTAAGGTGATTCAAGTTAACCGAGGCAAGCGTAGAGTGTTGCAGTCTGTCGTGATAGAAATTAGCGGCGACGAGCAGGTTACGTTTGACAAGTACGACGCCGGCAAGCTGTTGCAGCTCTCTCGCGAAAACGTGCAGAAAAACCTGGTGGAATCTGGGCTTTGGACTGCGCTTCGTACTCGCCCATATTCCCGTTCTCCGAAGTTAGATAGCACTCCGAAAGCGATTTTCGTAAACGCAATGGACACGAATCCATTAGCGGGCGATCCGGTGCTGGCGATTAAAGAAAACGAAGAAGCATTCCAAAATGGTTTGAAGGTTTTAAGCCGTTTAACGGAAGGAAAGCTTTACGTTTGCAGCACGCCAGAAGCTGATTTGAGCTTCGACAGTGCACCGGTGACACATGAAACTTTTAAAGGTGTTCACCCAGCGGGTAACGTAGGAACACATATTCACTTCCTAGAAGGCGTGAATATGAGTTACCACGTATGGCACCTGAATGCTCAAGACGTGATTGCGATTGGCCACTTGTTTACTACGGGCGAGCTTTATACCAAGCGTGTAGTTGCTGTTGGCGGCCCGTGTGCAAAGAATCCGCGTTTGCTACGTACTGTTCTAGGCGCGAGCTTGAACGATCTGTTAGCAGAAGAAACAAGCGGCGAGAATGTGCGTGTTGTGTCTGGTTCTGTATTGAACGGGCACAAAGCGAATGGACCTCACGCTTATTTAGGTCGTTTCCATACGCAGGTTTCCTTGCTCGAGGAAGGCGACGAGAAATTACTTTTCGGTTGGATTTGGCCGGGTAAAGAAATGCACTCAATTACTCGTGCATACACTGGCCATTTGCGTCCGAACAAGCTATTCAATATGAATGCTTCTACTAATGGTTCAGACCGTGCGATGGTTCCAATTGGGAACTACGAGCGTGTAATGCCCTTAGATATCGTGCCAACATTGTTACTCCGTGACCTCTGTTCAAATGATATCGAAAGTGCCCAAGCACTCGGTGCGCTGGAGTTGGACGAGGAAGATTTGGCATTGTGTACCTATGTGTGCCCTGGCAAATACGACTTCGGCCCGTTGCTTCGCAATGTCTTGACCACCATCGAGAAAGAGGGCTGA
- a CDS encoding putative transposase, protein MARKLRETAAGLPLHIIHRGNNRMVCFLDDQDRGCYLNWMNLYRQKYNVSVHAWVLMSNHIHMLCTPHEKYAASQMMKCLAARYVRYFNSKYARTGTLWEGRFKSFPVFCDVYLLTLYRYIELNPVRAHLVSTPREYHWSSYKTNAYGRSSNLITPHSTYLELGKSEKVRQKKYKDLIKESVNQESLRKIGLNPKELGIELRLGSEEKIL, encoded by the coding sequence GTGGCACGGAAGCTTAGGGAAACGGCGGCGGGGTTGCCGCTTCATATTATTCACAGGGGTAACAACCGGATGGTCTGTTTTCTCGACGATCAAGATCGCGGCTGTTATTTGAATTGGATGAATTTGTACCGGCAGAAATACAATGTATCGGTTCATGCGTGGGTACTGATGAGTAACCACATCCACATGCTTTGCACACCTCACGAAAAATATGCAGCTAGCCAAATGATGAAATGCCTAGCGGCACGATACGTAAGGTACTTCAATTCGAAATATGCAAGAACCGGTACGCTCTGGGAAGGGCGGTTTAAATCATTTCCGGTTTTCTGCGATGTCTATCTTTTAACTCTTTATCGTTACATCGAGTTAAATCCTGTGAGAGCTCATTTAGTGAGTACACCGCGTGAATACCACTGGTCTAGTTACAAAACCAATGCCTATGGCCGCTCATCTAACTTAATCACACCGCACTCCACTTATTTAGAATTGGGAAAATCAGAAAAAGTTCGCCAAAAGAAGTACAAAGACCTCATAAAAGAGAGCGTAAACCAAGAGAGCCTTCGGAAAATTGGTTTAAATCCCAAAGAGTTAGGCATCGAACTAAGATTGGGGTCAGAGGAAAAGATCCTCTGA